A portion of the Bacteroides faecium genome contains these proteins:
- a CDS encoding tetratricopeptide repeat protein, translating to MKKEITRLICAAICCAPIIGFAQTGDKFTSTDNLYKEGKELFQEKNYAAALPALKAFVKQKPTASLLQDAEYMLVSSAYELNDKNRIELLRKYLDRYPDTPYANRIYSLLASCYFYEGKYNEAMALFNSTDLDLLGSEERDDRTYQLATCYLKTDNLREAAIWFETLRANSPKYAKDCDYYISYIRYTQKRYNEALKGFLPLQDDSKYKALVPYYIAEIYAQLKNYDKAQIVAQNYLSAYPNNEHAAEMYRILGDAYYHFGQYHKAVESFSEYLNKDHSAPRRDALYMLGLSYYQTKVYSKAAETLGKVTTTNDALTQNAYLHMGLSYLQLAEKNKARMAFEQAAASNANMQIKEQAAYNYALCLHETSFSAFGESVTAFEKFLNEFPTSPYAEKVSSYLVEVYMNTRSYDAALKSIDRIAKPSAQILEAKQKILFQLGTQSFANADFEQALKYLNQSIAIGQYNRQTKADAYYWCGESYYRLNRMMEAARDFNAYLQLTTQPNNEMYALANYNLGYIAFHRKDYTQASNYFQKYVQLEKGENATALADAYNRIGDCHLHVRNFEEAKHYYSQAEQMNTPSGDYSFYQLALVSGLQKDYTGKITLLNRLVGKYPASPYAVNAIYEKGRSYVLMDNNSQAITSFKELLNKYPESPVSRKAAAEIGLLYYQKEDYNQAIEAYKQVIEKYPGSEEARLAMRDLKSIYVDLNRIDEFAALANAMSGHIRFDANEQDSLTYAAAEKIYMRGRMEEAKTSLNKYLQTFPEGAFSLNAHYYLCLIGNEQKNYDMILLHSGKLLEYPNNPFAEEALILRAEVQFNQQQTAEALASYKMLKEKATNVERRQLAETGILRCAFLLRDDIETIHAATDLLAEAKLSPELRNEALYYRAKAYVKQKADKKAMDDFRELAKDTRNPYGAEAKYLVAQSLYDAKEYAAAEKELLNYIEQSTPHAYWLARSFVLLSDVYAAMGKDLDARQYLLSLQQNYQGNDDIESMIESRLAKLKGAN from the coding sequence ATGAAAAAAGAAATTACTAGACTCATTTGTGCGGCTATCTGCTGCGCACCCATTATAGGATTTGCCCAGACAGGTGATAAGTTCACTTCGACTGACAACCTTTATAAAGAAGGGAAAGAACTTTTCCAGGAAAAGAATTATGCCGCTGCCCTGCCGGCACTAAAGGCATTTGTAAAACAAAAGCCAACAGCCAGCCTGCTTCAAGATGCGGAGTATATGCTGGTCAGTTCGGCATACGAGTTAAATGACAAGAACCGTATCGAATTGCTCCGCAAATATCTCGACCGCTATCCCGATACGCCTTACGCCAATCGAATTTATTCTTTGTTAGCTTCCTGCTATTTCTACGAAGGAAAGTACAATGAAGCGATGGCACTCTTTAATTCTACTGACCTCGACTTGCTCGGCAGCGAAGAACGTGACGACCGCACCTATCAATTGGCTACCTGCTATCTGAAAACGGATAACCTGAGAGAAGCAGCCATCTGGTTTGAGACTCTCCGTGCCAACAGTCCCAAATATGCAAAAGATTGCGATTATTATATTTCTTATATCCGATATACACAGAAACGCTATAACGAAGCATTGAAAGGTTTCCTTCCGCTACAAGACGATTCGAAATACAAAGCACTCGTACCTTATTATATCGCTGAAATCTATGCACAGCTCAAAAACTATGACAAGGCACAGATTGTAGCACAGAATTATCTGTCGGCTTATCCGAACAATGAACATGCAGCGGAAATGTACCGTATCCTCGGAGATGCTTATTACCACTTCGGACAATATCACAAAGCAGTAGAATCATTCAGTGAATATTTGAATAAAGACCATTCGGCTCCCCGTCGAGATGCCCTTTATATGCTGGGACTTTCTTACTATCAGACGAAAGTCTATTCAAAAGCAGCCGAGACACTCGGTAAAGTGACAACTACCAATGACGCGCTCACACAGAATGCTTACCTGCATATGGGACTCTCCTATCTGCAACTGGCAGAAAAGAACAAAGCCCGCATGGCTTTCGAACAGGCGGCAGCGTCCAACGCCAATATGCAAATCAAAGAACAGGCGGCTTACAACTACGCTCTCTGCCTGCATGAGACTTCTTTCTCCGCTTTCGGTGAATCCGTTACTGCCTTCGAGAAGTTCCTGAACGAATTTCCGACTTCTCCTTATGCAGAGAAAGTCAGCAGCTATCTGGTGGAAGTTTACATGAATACCCGTAGCTACGATGCGGCTTTGAAATCAATAGACCGGATTGCCAAACCAAGCGCACAAATACTGGAAGCCAAGCAGAAGATATTGTTCCAATTAGGTACGCAATCTTTTGCCAATGCCGATTTTGAACAGGCTTTGAAATATCTGAACCAATCCATTGCCATCGGACAATACAATCGTCAGACAAAAGCAGATGCTTACTATTGGTGTGGAGAATCCTATTATCGCCTCAACCGGATGATGGAAGCAGCCCGCGATTTCAACGCTTATCTGCAACTGACCACCCAGCCCAATAACGAAATGTATGCGCTTGCCAATTATAACCTGGGATATATCGCTTTCCACCGGAAAGACTATACGCAAGCAAGCAACTACTTCCAAAAATACGTCCAACTGGAGAAAGGTGAAAACGCAACGGCTTTAGCCGATGCATACAACCGTATCGGTGACTGCCACTTGCACGTACGCAACTTCGAGGAAGCCAAACATTATTATTCGCAAGCCGAACAGATGAATACTCCTTCCGGCGATTATTCTTTCTATCAACTGGCTCTTGTATCCGGCCTGCAGAAAGACTATACCGGCAAGATAACTTTGCTGAACCGGCTGGTAGGAAAATATCCCGCTTCTCCTTATGCCGTGAATGCTATTTACGAGAAAGGGCGGTCCTATGTATTGATGGACAATAACAGTCAGGCAATCACTTCCTTCAAGGAACTGCTGAACAAATACCCCGAAAGCCCGGTCAGCCGGAAAGCTGCGGCGGAAATCGGACTGCTCTATTATCAGAAAGAGGATTACAACCAAGCTATCGAAGCCTACAAGCAGGTCATCGAGAAATATCCGGGTAGTGAAGAAGCCCGTCTGGCCATGCGTGATTTGAAGTCGATTTATGTAGACTTGAACCGTATAGACGAATTTGCGGCTTTGGCAAATGCCATGTCGGGACATATCCGCTTTGATGCCAACGAGCAGGATTCACTGACCTATGCCGCGGCAGAAAAGATTTATATGCGGGGACGGATGGAAGAAGCAAAGACGAGTCTCAACAAATACTTGCAGACTTTCCCGGAAGGAGCTTTCAGCTTGAATGCACATTATTATCTTTGCCTGATTGGGAACGAGCAGAAAAACTATGATATGATTCTTCTCCACTCTGGCAAATTACTGGAATATCCAAACAATCCGTTTGCGGAAGAAGCCCTTATCCTGCGTGCCGAAGTGCAGTTCAACCAACAACAGACGGCAGAAGCATTAGCTAGCTATAAGATGCTGAAAGAAAAAGCAACCAACGTGGAACGTCGCCAGCTTGCTGAAACAGGGATACTCCGCTGCGCCTTCCTGTTGAGGGACGATATTGAAACCATCCATGCTGCTACCGACTTACTGGCAGAAGCCAAACTCAGTCCTGAACTGAGAAATGAAGCTCTTTACTATCGCGCTAAGGCTTATGTCAAACAAAAGGCGGATAAAAAAGCGATGGACGACTTCCGCGAACTGGCAAAAGACACCCGTAATCCATACGGAGCGGAAGCTAAATATCTGGTTGCACAGTCATTGTATGACGCGAAAGAATATGCTGCCGCGGAAAAGGAACTGCTCAACTACATAGAACAAAGCACGCCGCACGCTTATTGGCTGGCACGTAGCTTCGTCCTTTTGTCCGATGTGTATGCCGCTATGGGCAAAGACCTTGACGCACGCCAGTATCTATTGAGCCTGCAACAGAATTACCAAGGTAACGATGATATAGAAAGTATGATTGAAAGCAGACTTGCTAAGTTGAAAGGTGCAAATTGA
- a CDS encoding TonB-dependent receptor, whose product MKQSLYIIGGLALAISMPSGLQAQTTQPKDTTMNRTVVVEQEYNPDIMDASKVNVLPKVEEPTVSKKEVEYATTFFPATSVPAGLMNPYTGKEIQPGSTPGYVRAGYGNLGNLDVLANYLFRLSDKDKLNVRFQMDGMDGKLTIPFTDNEKWNAFYYRTRANVDYTHQFNKLDLNIAGNFGLNNFNLKPGSVNSKQKFTSGDFHAGIHFIDETAPLRFNAETNLLMYERQHNMLNENDANTALKETIIRTKGDVTGAIGDQQSVTIALEMNNLLYSGYTKNTATGDEFFKNYTTLLLNPYYELDNDDWKLHIGANVDLSFGFDKSFRVSPDITAQYIFSDSYVLYAKATGGKLLNDFRRLENVCPYGELPEANTSSAWGYVQRPYDTYEQINGAVGFKASPYPGVWFNVYGGYQNLKNDLSYFDFKDSDEQPHIKYLSFAQDNTSNFYLGGEISYDYKDILGISAKYTYRNWDSKNGKELLAVKPVSEMSFNVHIHPISALNINLGYDYVNRKEVEGYSKMTAINDLHIGASYNVFKGVSVYAQVHNLLNKKYQYYLGYPAEGFNFLGGLSFRF is encoded by the coding sequence ATGAAACAGTCTCTTTATATAATAGGCGGACTTGCATTGGCGATTTCCATGCCGTCCGGCCTTCAAGCCCAAACCACCCAGCCCAAAGATACGACCATGAATCGTACCGTTGTTGTGGAACAAGAATATAACCCGGATATTATGGACGCTTCGAAAGTAAACGTCCTGCCCAAAGTGGAAGAACCGACGGTAAGCAAGAAAGAGGTAGAGTATGCTACGACTTTCTTTCCGGCAACTTCTGTCCCGGCGGGTCTGATGAATCCTTATACCGGAAAAGAAATCCAGCCCGGAAGCACTCCCGGATATGTACGTGCCGGATATGGTAATTTAGGCAATCTGGATGTTCTTGCCAATTATTTATTCCGTCTCTCGGATAAAGACAAACTGAATGTACGTTTCCAGATGGATGGAATGGACGGAAAGTTGACAATCCCCTTTACCGACAACGAAAAATGGAATGCTTTCTATTATCGCACACGTGCAAACGTGGATTACACACACCAATTCAACAAATTGGATTTGAATATTGCCGGAAACTTCGGCCTAAATAACTTCAACCTCAAACCGGGAAGTGTAAACAGCAAGCAGAAATTTACTTCCGGTGACTTTCATGCTGGTATTCATTTTATCGACGAAACTGCACCGCTACGTTTCAATGCCGAAACGAATCTATTGATGTACGAACGTCAGCATAACATGCTCAATGAGAATGATGCCAATACAGCTCTTAAAGAGACAATCATACGTACCAAAGGCGATGTCACGGGAGCTATCGGTGACCAACAATCGGTGACTATCGCTTTGGAGATGAATAATCTTCTGTATAGCGGATACACAAAGAATACCGCTACCGGGGACGAGTTTTTCAAGAACTATACAACGCTTCTTCTGAATCCTTATTACGAACTGGATAACGATGACTGGAAATTACACATCGGAGCCAATGTAGACTTATCTTTCGGATTCGACAAGTCCTTCCGCGTTTCACCGGATATCACTGCACAGTATATCTTCTCTGACAGTTATGTGCTTTATGCAAAAGCGACAGGCGGCAAACTGTTGAATGATTTCCGCAGATTGGAGAATGTCTGTCCTTACGGAGAGCTGCCGGAAGCAAATACTTCTTCCGCATGGGGCTATGTACAACGTCCTTACGACACTTACGAACAAATCAACGGTGCTGTCGGCTTTAAAGCCAGCCCTTATCCGGGAGTCTGGTTCAATGTATATGGCGGTTACCAAAACTTGAAGAATGATTTGTCTTATTTTGATTTCAAAGATTCAGATGAGCAACCCCACATTAAATATCTGAGCTTCGCTCAAGACAATACAAGCAACTTCTATCTCGGTGGCGAAATCAGCTACGATTACAAAGATATTCTAGGAATATCAGCAAAATATACCTATCGTAATTGGGATAGCAAGAATGGAAAGGAATTATTGGCTGTAAAGCCTGTCAGCGAAATGTCTTTCAATGTACATATTCATCCGATTTCCGCCTTAAATATAAATCTCGGTTATGATTATGTGAACCGAAAAGAAGTGGAAGGGTATTCAAAAATGACTGCAATCAACGATTTACATATCGGAGCCAGCTACAATGTATTCAAAGGAGTATCTGTTTATGCACAGGTACACAATCTACTGAACAAGAAATATCAATATTATTTAGGCTATCCTGCCGAAGGATTCAACTTCTTAGGGGGATTAAGTTTCCGGTTCTAA
- a CDS encoding hybrid sensor histidine kinase/response regulator transcription factor yields MNAKKTFLLTACLLLPFLLYASLEQNFKKMNMQNGLAGNSVYSIFKDKDGFIWFGTGDGLSRYDGKNIRSFTSDKYNMTIEHMYDTSDGLLLFITSSNLHCFDRYRECFVETAGFGDMRYYNTRGLVLLNDSTYWSISKNKLHLLKRVLGRSADNKTSVLSLEVLKEFALTDETEIIYAFCESQDKKKLFLVTEKSKLLIFDLQTEKLDAVVTLFTSRPDSYQISSLVCDKDYLWMSTIGGGVLRYHLRNHSLDSFTRNSSSKQYLSHDDVYALIAVGDKYIAATWNGYTVLSLDRKNGDVTTEINNQLPRFSYNLESRMLSAYYDSQGLLYFGTHGGGVMILDLREKFYERFCQSETSEICDIVSDDKGNIWLATFHGEILCSDSPFDPSKPLSFSPKNTPIVEGKAVLCAMKDEEGNLWFGNSDASITCYQSSSGKFMNYNLPYEYRKNNNLKYSTYVWQLFMDSKHRFWVGTRNGLLLFDRETKNFSPVLTVEGKPLEKHSIRAIVEGLNGELWIGTPDGLYKLVLNVEGKAEIKGNYEVAAGTAARYVRALHASTDGQLYIGYTEGLGILAQNKDSIQHFYTTRDGMCSNFVTCITEDENGHIWLGTNSGISRYSRHQNLFYNYYISGSNRSVLQAANTLFFGNNYALTYFNPETVEMIPSIKKNLLLDLEVNNKHVAIGEKRNGQVILQKGLPYTDELTLAYANRDFSLSFSNLLYSEEHQKYNYRLLPYQNEWVVCNGGEKAAYTNLPAGDYVFEVKSVYPDGTDSVVNTLAIRILPHWSQTIWFRLCVLLVILLITGYAVHRVRREQRRAKRELLLKHELHISNMEREQEKQIREERENFFTCVAHELRTPLTLVLSPLQELLHRKTNTDPDYKALSLMYENGNSLHRLVDDLLSVQKIEAGMMKLCLSEVNVVALLKETANTFRQMAVSRKIDFAIDLPDKSIPLWVDIEKVASAVRNLLSNAFKYTEAGGNITLAVMENTMDEKEYCRIVVSDTGRGIPVELQHRVFDSFVTGGAAPSFSTKVGIGLRIVKNTMDMHHGTVDLQSELGKGSSFSLNFPKGKAHFADDNCEETVYEPVDDNASPTDEPAVPEQVNKEELSAARYKTTLLVVEDNPDIRQYIVSLFQNKYNVLEAADGEEGVQQAMRHLPDLIISDIMMPVKDGFACCKEIREQVETAHIPILMLTAKAEDADIIRGAQLGVDDYMMKPFNPEILKAKVENLILRREHLKRIYTKSLMLKQTAQATEGDDFMQKVINVIEANLANEDFSVQMLAEQLNMSQPTLYRKIKERSELSIIKVIRSVRMSKAASLIMEHKYSVLEVSEMVGFNDPNTFRKHFTEQFGVLPSKYDERTKGGESEE; encoded by the coding sequence ATGAACGCAAAGAAAACTTTCTTATTAACCGCCTGTCTGCTTCTTCCTTTTTTGCTTTATGCTTCTTTGGAGCAGAACTTTAAAAAGATGAATATGCAAAACGGTCTTGCCGGTAATTCCGTTTATTCCATATTTAAGGATAAGGATGGATTTATATGGTTCGGAACAGGAGATGGGTTGAGCCGTTATGACGGAAAGAATATACGCAGCTTCACTTCCGATAAATATAATATGACTATTGAGCATATGTATGATACATCGGACGGGCTGCTTCTTTTTATCACCAGTAGTAATTTACACTGCTTTGACCGTTATCGGGAATGTTTTGTAGAAACAGCCGGCTTTGGCGATATGCGATACTACAATACGAGAGGGCTGGTACTTCTGAATGATTCTACCTACTGGTCGATTTCGAAAAATAAGTTACACTTATTGAAGCGTGTGCTTGGTAGAAGTGCTGATAATAAAACGTCTGTGCTTTCGCTTGAAGTACTGAAAGAGTTTGCACTAACTGATGAAACGGAGATTATCTATGCATTTTGTGAATCGCAGGACAAAAAGAAACTTTTTCTGGTAACAGAGAAAAGTAAACTGCTTATTTTCGATTTGCAGACGGAGAAGTTGGACGCTGTTGTTACTCTGTTTACCAGTCGCCCCGATTCATATCAGATTTCCTCATTGGTTTGTGATAAGGATTATTTATGGATGTCGACGATAGGCGGGGGCGTGTTGCGTTATCATTTGCGCAATCATTCTTTAGACTCTTTTACAAGAAATTCCAGTAGTAAACAGTATTTGTCGCATGATGACGTGTACGCTTTGATAGCTGTAGGAGATAAATATATAGCGGCTACCTGGAATGGATATACGGTACTTTCCCTGGATAGGAAGAATGGTGATGTAACGACCGAGATTAATAACCAGCTTCCCCGTTTCTCCTATAACCTGGAATCCCGTATGCTCTCTGCTTATTATGATTCTCAAGGGTTGCTCTATTTCGGAACACATGGGGGAGGGGTAATGATTCTCGACTTGAGGGAAAAGTTTTATGAAAGGTTCTGCCAGAGTGAGACGAGTGAAATCTGTGATATTGTGTCCGATGATAAAGGGAATATCTGGCTGGCTACGTTTCATGGGGAGATATTATGCAGCGACTCGCCGTTTGACCCGTCAAAGCCTTTGAGTTTTTCTCCGAAGAATACTCCCATTGTTGAAGGAAAAGCTGTGCTTTGTGCTATGAAAGATGAGGAAGGCAATCTATGGTTTGGCAATTCGGATGCATCCATAACTTGCTATCAATCTTCTTCTGGTAAGTTTATGAACTATAACTTGCCTTATGAATACCGGAAGAATAATAATCTGAAATATTCCACTTATGTGTGGCAGTTGTTTATGGACAGTAAGCACCGCTTTTGGGTAGGGACGCGGAACGGTTTATTACTGTTCGACCGGGAGACGAAGAACTTCTCTCCGGTCTTAACGGTGGAAGGCAAACCATTGGAAAAACATTCTATACGTGCCATTGTCGAGGGATTGAATGGCGAGCTTTGGATAGGTACTCCCGACGGATTGTACAAGTTAGTATTGAATGTCGAAGGAAAAGCGGAAATAAAAGGAAATTATGAAGTGGCAGCGGGAACTGCCGCCCGGTATGTCCGTGCTCTGCATGCTTCTACGGACGGGCAACTTTATATCGGTTATACGGAGGGACTGGGGATTCTTGCGCAAAATAAGGACTCGATACAACATTTCTATACCACCCGTGACGGAATGTGCAGTAATTTTGTCACTTGTATAACGGAAGATGAGAACGGGCATATATGGCTAGGCACGAATTCGGGCATCTCCCGATATAGCCGGCATCAGAATTTATTCTATAATTACTATATCTCGGGCAGTAACCGTTCGGTTTTGCAAGCAGCGAATACATTGTTCTTCGGGAATAACTACGCATTGACTTATTTTAATCCGGAAACGGTGGAAATGATACCTTCGATAAAGAAAAACCTCTTGCTTGACCTGGAAGTGAATAATAAGCATGTAGCGATTGGTGAGAAGAGAAACGGGCAGGTTATATTGCAAAAAGGACTTCCTTATACTGATGAGCTTACTCTGGCTTATGCCAACCGTGACTTTTCGCTTTCATTCAGCAACTTGCTTTATTCGGAAGAACATCAGAAGTATAATTATCGTTTGCTCCCTTATCAGAATGAATGGGTGGTATGCAACGGAGGAGAAAAAGCTGCTTATACCAATCTGCCTGCCGGTGATTATGTGTTTGAGGTGAAAAGCGTTTATCCCGACGGCACTGACAGCGTGGTAAATACATTAGCGATACGTATTCTTCCTCACTGGAGCCAGACTATCTGGTTTCGCCTGTGTGTGCTTTTGGTTATATTGTTGATAACCGGCTATGCCGTTCACCGTGTTCGCCGTGAACAGCGAAGAGCTAAACGCGAATTACTCCTGAAACATGAATTGCATATATCCAATATGGAGCGTGAGCAGGAAAAACAGATTCGGGAAGAGAGGGAGAACTTCTTTACCTGTGTGGCTCATGAGTTGCGGACTCCGTTGACATTGGTACTTTCTCCGTTACAGGAACTGTTACATCGAAAGACAAATACTGACCCTGATTATAAGGCTTTGTCGTTGATGTATGAGAATGGTAATTCACTTCACCGCTTGGTAGACGACTTGTTGAGTGTGCAAAAGATTGAGGCGGGGATGATGAAATTATGTCTTTCCGAAGTGAATGTCGTGGCTCTATTGAAAGAAACGGCGAATACTTTCCGGCAAATGGCGGTGTCGCGAAAGATTGATTTCGCTATTGATTTGCCGGATAAATCTATCCCTTTATGGGTGGATATTGAGAAAGTCGCTTCTGCTGTACGCAATTTATTATCGAACGCATTTAAATATACGGAAGCGGGAGGTAACATCACTCTTGCTGTAATGGAGAATACAATGGATGAAAAGGAGTATTGCCGGATTGTAGTTTCCGATACGGGCAGAGGGATTCCGGTTGAATTGCAGCATCGGGTATTCGATTCGTTTGTTACCGGAGGGGCGGCCCCTTCCTTTTCGACTAAAGTCGGTATTGGCTTGCGTATTGTGAAAAACACGATGGATATGCATCACGGGACAGTAGACTTACAAAGCGAATTGGGAAAGGGAAGTAGCTTTAGCTTGAATTTCCCGAAAGGGAAAGCCCATTTTGCCGACGATAACTGTGAAGAAACGGTTTATGAACCGGTGGATGACAACGCAAGTCCGACGGACGAACCTGCCGTACCGGAACAGGTAAATAAAGAAGAACTATCTGCTGCAAGGTATAAAACAACTCTGCTGGTTGTAGAAGATAACCCGGATATCCGGCAGTATATTGTGAGTCTTTTTCAGAATAAATATAATGTTCTGGAGGCTGCCGACGGTGAAGAAGGGGTGCAACAGGCTATGCGACATTTGCCGGATTTGATAATCTCCGATATTATGATGCCGGTAAAAGACGGTTTTGCCTGTTGCAAGGAAATCAGGGAGCAGGTGGAGACAGCGCATATCCCTATTTTAATGTTGACGGCAAAAGCGGAAGATGCGGATATAATACGGGGAGCACAGCTTGGAGTGGATGATTATATGATGAAACCTTTTAATCCGGAAATACTGAAAGCTAAAGTCGAAAATCTGATTCTGCGCAGGGAACATTTGAAACGGATTTATACAAAATCGTTGATGTTGAAGCAAACGGCGCAGGCAACAGAAGGGGATGATTTCATGCAAAAGGTAATTAATGTAATAGAAGCCAATCTGGCTAATGAGGATTTTAGTGTACAAATGCTTGCCGAACAGTTGAATATGTCACAGCCTACTCTGTACAGGAAGATTAAGGAACGAAGTGAACTTTCTATTATTAAAGTGATTCGTAGTGTCAGGATGAGCAAGGCGGCTTCGCTTATCATGGAGCATAAATACTCTGTATTGGAAGTATCTGAAATGGTCGGGTTTAACGACCCGAATACATTCCGTAAACACTTCACAGAGCAGTTTGGCGTACTTCCTTCTAAGTATGACGAACGGACTAAGGGAGGAGAGAGTGAAGAATAA
- a CDS encoding sulfatase-like hydrolase/transferase, producing MKQHLKNTFLLLPIAASLPAQAQEKNESPNLVFIMADQWRGDALGCLNKEPVQTPHLDRLASEGVLFTNAVSCYPVSSPARGILMSGMYPMNNKVIGNCNSDTAPYGVELPETARCWSDVLKDKNYRTGYVGKWHLDSPYKPYVDTYNNRGETAWNEWCPPERRHGFDFWVAYGTYDNHLNPMYWETTAPRDSFFYAHKWGPEYEVDRAIGFLSEQKKSSSPFALVVSMNPPHTGYDLVPDKYKEIYKHLNVESLCENRPDIPAKGTEMGDYFRNNIRDYYACMTGVDENVGRLIEELKRLKLFDNTIVVFTSDHGICMGAHHSAGKDIYYEESMKVPMIISWPQQIKPRVDNHTMIAFGDMYPTLLSMMGFSKDIPQEVQTFDFANSILSGKADKKTVQPYYRVQPDNPTTGYRGLRTSKYTFAVHATNGKIDRTVLFDRDKDPYEMKNIATERPKLVRALHKQLREWLMQTNDPFAAYLPEKQ from the coding sequence ATGAAACAACATTTAAAAAACACCTTTTTGTTACTGCCGATAGCAGCCAGTCTTCCTGCTCAGGCACAAGAAAAAAACGAATCCCCCAATCTCGTTTTTATCATGGCCGACCAATGGAGAGGAGACGCTTTAGGCTGTCTGAACAAAGAACCGGTACAAACTCCCCACTTGGACCGGCTTGCGTCCGAAGGAGTGCTCTTCACCAATGCAGTCAGTTGCTATCCTGTTTCATCACCGGCACGGGGAATCCTGATGTCCGGTATGTATCCCATGAATAATAAGGTAATAGGAAACTGCAATTCGGATACAGCCCCCTATGGTGTGGAACTGCCGGAAACAGCCCGTTGCTGGAGTGATGTCCTAAAAGACAAGAACTACCGGACAGGCTACGTCGGGAAATGGCATCTCGACTCACCCTACAAACCCTATGTGGATACCTACAACAACCGTGGAGAAACGGCATGGAATGAATGGTGCCCCCCCGAACGCCGACATGGTTTCGACTTCTGGGTAGCTTACGGCACGTATGACAATCACCTCAATCCGATGTATTGGGAAACAACCGCTCCGCGTGACAGTTTCTTCTATGCCCATAAATGGGGACCGGAATATGAGGTAGACCGTGCCATTGGGTTCCTCTCGGAACAGAAAAAGAGCAGTTCTCCTTTCGCATTGGTCGTATCCATGAATCCCCCGCATACAGGTTATGACCTCGTGCCCGACAAATACAAAGAGATTTATAAGCACCTGAATGTGGAATCTTTATGCGAGAATCGCCCGGACATTCCGGCCAAGGGAACTGAAATGGGAGACTACTTCCGCAACAATATCCGTGACTACTATGCTTGTATGACCGGAGTAGACGAGAACGTGGGACGTCTTATCGAAGAATTGAAACGGCTGAAACTATTCGACAATACGATTGTAGTGTTCACTTCCGATCATGGAATATGCATGGGAGCCCACCACTCCGCAGGAAAAGACATTTACTACGAAGAGTCCATGAAAGTCCCCATGATTATTTCATGGCCTCAACAAATCAAGCCACGGGTCGACAATCATACCATGATTGCGTTCGGAGATATGTATCCCACCTTATTATCCATGATGGGATTCTCCAAAGACATTCCGCAGGAAGTACAGACATTCGACTTTGCCAACTCTATCCTGTCAGGAAAAGCGGACAAGAAAACCGTGCAGCCTTACTATCGCGTACAGCCCGATAATCCAACTACCGGCTACCGGGGCCTGCGTACTTCAAAATATACCTTTGCCGTACACGCCACCAATGGAAAGATTGACCGGACTGTACTTTTCGACCGGGACAAAGACCCGTACGAAATGAAAAATATAGCAACAGAACGACCTAAATTAGTCCGCGCCCTGCACAAGCAACTCAGAGAATGGCTGATGCAGACCAACGATCCGTTCGCTGCCTATCTCCCGGAGAAACAATAA